A single genomic interval of Macadamia integrifolia cultivar HAES 741 chromosome 6, SCU_Mint_v3, whole genome shotgun sequence harbors:
- the LOC122082083 gene encoding uncharacterized protein LOC122082083, translating into MPLATVYEKLKKQGLLHTIVPKPISNLPPIRCREYDYCAYHNQKYHPTERCFYLRHVVQILVNNGTIEMKAKQTPNVTTNLLPEYRTINMLGEEEECQEDPTRLIRPKKRKTLLNSRIYRGIKGSRARRMMREVERAIDEDGLGVIGQPAPSPPPLKAHIIQIPPSAIHRSPSPPPMQSLMFFNAELPIQGVNHNRALHITVECHDKVMPHVLIDSRSSLNVMPLRSASSIGLDLGQMRPSNQTLRAYDNTKREILGVLTVTVIVGPARFDIDFQVIDIPTSFNMLLGRSWLHQANAVSSSLHKKLKFMHEEKVIIVSGDLELVNTLANIEKVGEHEGEIRLNAGELKKIFQQIMSASGVHQWVV; encoded by the exons ATGCCATTAGCCACTgtatatgagaagttgaagaaacagGGTCTCTTGCACACAATCGTTCCTAAACCCATTAGCAATCTTCCACCTATTCGGTGTAGGGAATATGattattgtgcttaccataacCAGAAATATCATCCTACAGAGCGTTGTTTCTATTTGAGGCATGTTGTTCAGATTTTAGTAAACAATGGTACAATAGAGATGAAAGCCAAGCAGACTCCCAATGTCACCACCAACCTGCTCCCAGAATATAGGACAATCAATATgttgggagaggaagaagaatgtcAAGAGGATCCCACCAGGCTCATCCGTCCAAAGAAAAGGAAGACTCTCTTGAACTCTCGAATTTACAGGGGAATCAAGGGAAGCAGAGCACGAAGAATGATGAGAGAAGTTGAAAGAGCCATTGATGAAGATGGGTTGGGAGTCATAGGTCAACCAGCACCTAGCCCTCCACCACTAAAAGCTCATATAATCCAAATCCCCCCATCAGCTATTCATCGTTCCCCTTCACCACCACCAA tgcagtcctTGATGTTCTTCAATGCCGAATTACCTATCCAAGGGGTTAATCACAACCGGGCCTTGCATATAACTGTGGAGTGCCATGACAAGGTTATGCCTCATGTTTTGATTGATAGTAGGTCTTCCTTGAATGTTATGCCATTAAGATCAGCTTCGAGCATTGGTCTAGATTTGGGGCAGATGAGACCATCAAATCAAACATTGCGGGCATATGATAACACTAAGAGGGAAATCTTGGGAGTCCTCACAGTAACTGTGATAGTTGGTCCAGCCAGGTTTGATATTGACTTCCAAGTGATAGATATCCCGACTtccttcaacatgctcttgggaaggtcGTGGTTGCATCAGGCCAATGCAGTATCTTCCAGCTTGCATAAGAAGTTAAAGTTCATGCACGAAGAAAAGGTGATAATCGTGTCAGGAGATCTAGAGTTGGTCAACACTTTAGCCAATATTGAGAAAGTAGGGGAACATGAAGGAGAAATTCGCCTTAATGCGGGGGAGCTGAAGAAAATATTCCAGCAAATTATGAGTGCATCTGGAGTCCATCAGTGGGTCGTATGA